A genomic region of Gammaproteobacteria bacterium contains the following coding sequences:
- the dapA gene encoding 4-hydroxy-tetrahydrodipicolinate synthase, which translates to MPSCASCRVPNLVALLRSESWRSTPGFPAREPAQAPTRFEGVWVPMVTPFRYGRVDVEAAQRLSAGLVEAGVHGLVVCGTTGEAASLSVAEQDTLLAAVLEAAGSRCPVVMGISGSDTRAMADRVARLEDQGIAGFLVSAPAYVRPSQEGLLVHFQAIAATTTRSIIIYNIPYRTGVNIEPATVKALAADGRFAALKECGGNIPQLMDLINETPLKILCGEDSLAFVTLCLGGHGAIAASAHIRPDLHVRLLDLMQAGQVERARSISRALLPLTRLLFSEPNPGPLKAALALQGKISEEMRLPMTPVSDACRKHLEGALESVMALRM; encoded by the coding sequence ATGCCGTCATGCGCATCCTGCCGCGTGCCGAATTTGGTCGCATTACTTCGCTCTGAATCCTGGCGGTCGACGCCAGGATTCCCGGCGCGCGAACCGGCGCAGGCGCCGACCCGCTTCGAAGGGGTATGGGTGCCGATGGTCACACCGTTCCGTTACGGGCGCGTCGACGTGGAGGCGGCGCAGCGACTTTCGGCAGGTCTTGTCGAAGCCGGCGTGCACGGTCTCGTGGTGTGCGGCACCACCGGCGAGGCCGCCTCTCTCAGCGTGGCTGAGCAGGATACGCTGCTCGCGGCCGTACTCGAGGCCGCCGGATCGCGCTGCCCGGTGGTCATGGGCATCAGCGGCAGCGATACGCGGGCCATGGCCGACCGGGTCGCGCGCCTCGAAGACCAAGGGATCGCCGGGTTTCTCGTCTCGGCGCCCGCCTATGTCCGGCCCTCGCAGGAAGGACTCCTGGTGCATTTCCAGGCCATTGCGGCGACCACCACGCGCTCCATCATTATTTACAACATCCCGTACCGCACCGGCGTCAACATCGAGCCGGCCACGGTCAAGGCGCTCGCCGCCGATGGACGTTTCGCGGCGCTGAAGGAATGCGGCGGTAACATCCCGCAATTGATGGACCTGATCAACGAAACCCCGCTCAAGATCCTGTGCGGCGAAGATTCGCTGGCCTTCGTAACCCTCTGCCTGGGCGGCCATGGCGCGATCGCCGCCTCGGCGCACATCCGGCCCGATCTCCACGTCCGCCTGCTCGACCTGATGCAGGCGGGACAGGTCGAGCGCGCCCGTTCGATTTCCCGCGCGCTCCTGCCGCTGACCCGGCTACTGTTTTCGGAACCCAACCCGGGACCTCTGAAGGCGGCACTGGCGCTGCAGGGAAAGATCAGCGAAGAGATGCGGCTGCCGATGACGCCGGTCTCCGATGCGTGCAGGAAGCATTTGGAAGGCGCGCTGGAAAGTGTGATGGCGCTGCGGATGTAG
- a CDS encoding RES family NAD+ phosphorylase produces the protein MIAWDGVLAAAPPVPLAGTLQRLVESQEQVATNQLVASLARQSVLEEMLEGTKPRLRPGTESLHYLLSTPFRYPPLKFGSRFGRRSEPSLFYGSRETRTALAEAAYYRFVFWYGMTVPPPGKLDTQHTLFGVDYKTERGLQLQHPPFAEHAAQLTHASDYSSSQALGASMREAGIEAFEYTSARDPQHGINVALFTPAALASPRPLFQDAWLCELSGHHVRFNAVHSPEGYDFPVEVFRVNGALPWPG, from the coding sequence ATGATCGCCTGGGACGGCGTACTCGCCGCCGCGCCGCCCGTCCCGCTCGCGGGCACGCTGCAGCGCCTGGTGGAAAGCCAGGAGCAGGTCGCCACCAATCAACTGGTCGCCTCGCTCGCGCGCCAGTCCGTGCTGGAAGAAATGCTCGAGGGCACCAAGCCACGGCTGCGGCCGGGCACGGAGTCGCTGCATTACCTGCTGTCCACGCCGTTCCGCTATCCGCCGCTGAAATTCGGTTCGCGCTTCGGCCGGCGCAGCGAGCCCAGCCTGTTCTACGGCTCGCGCGAGACGCGCACGGCGCTGGCCGAGGCAGCCTATTACCGCTTCGTCTTCTGGTACGGCATGACCGTGCCGCCGCCGGGCAAGCTCGACACCCAGCACACGCTGTTCGGCGTCGACTACAAGACCGAACGCGGCCTGCAACTGCAGCATCCGCCCTTCGCCGAACACGCAGCGCAACTCACGCACGCCAGCGATTACAGCAGCAGCCAGGCGCTCGGCGCGAGCATGCGCGAGGCCGGCATCGAGGCCTTTGAATACACCTCCGCCCGCGACCCGCAGCACGGCATCAACGTCGCGCTGTTCACGCCCGCGGCGCTGGCCAGCCCCCGGCCGTTGTTCCAGGACGCCTGGCTGTGCGAACTCTCCGGCCACCACGTCCGCTTCAACGCCGTCCACAGCCCGGAGGGCTACGACTTTCCGGTGGAAGTGTTTCGCGTCAACGGCGCGTTACCCTGGCCGGGCTGA
- a CDS encoding ATP-dependent helicase encodes MELIDNINHLLGDDLKQTLLPGVRLKIAASCFSMYAYEALKSEFEQIEKLEFIFTMPTFVAEEVTDKIRKERKEFHIPKLDRERSLYGSEFEIQLRNKLTQRAIAKECADWMRRKATFKSNRSKAPMQQFACVQAGGKETAYMPLHGFTAVDLGYQQGDAVSNLVNKMDEVPFTATYLSLFEQIWNDPESC; translated from the coding sequence ATGGAACTTATCGATAATATCAACCACCTGCTCGGTGACGATCTCAAGCAGACGCTATTGCCTGGAGTGCGACTCAAAATAGCCGCCTCCTGTTTCTCGATGTACGCCTATGAGGCGTTGAAATCAGAGTTTGAACAAATCGAGAAGCTGGAGTTTATTTTTACCATGCCCACATTTGTGGCCGAGGAAGTTACCGACAAGATTCGCAAAGAGCGCAAGGAATTCCACATTCCCAAGTTGGATCGCGAGCGCAGTCTGTACGGCAGCGAATTCGAAATCCAGCTTCGAAACAAGCTGACCCAGCGCGCCATAGCCAAGGAGTGCGCCGATTGGATGCGCCGCAAAGCGACATTCAAGAGCAACCGTAGCAAGGCGCCCATGCAGCAGTTCGCTTGTGTCCAGGCAGGCGGCAAAGAGACGGCCTACATGCCACTTCATGGTTTCACGGCGGTTGACCTGGGCTACCAGCAGGGCGACGCCGTTTCGAACCTTGTCAACAAGATGGATGAGGTGCCGTTCACGGCAACCTACCTCAGCCTGTTCGAGCAGATCTGGAACGACCCGGAAAGCTGCAG
- a CDS encoding BrnT family toxin, whose translation MEYEWDPRKAAQNIRKHGVDFADAVVALEDENALTVDDPAQDEVRIKTLGMGPALNILLVVYCERHEDLIRIISARKADRSETRQYYKGLSHE comes from the coding sequence ATGGAGTACGAATGGGACCCAAGGAAGGCTGCCCAGAATATCCGTAAGCATGGCGTCGATTTCGCCGATGCTGTTGTCGCGCTGGAGGACGAGAACGCGCTTACGGTCGATGATCCTGCTCAGGATGAGGTGCGTATTAAGACGCTGGGAATGGGGCCGGCTTTGAATATCCTGCTGGTCGTATATTGTGAGCGGCATGAAGATTTGATCCGCATCATCTCGGCGCGAAAAGCGGATAGAAGTGAAACCAGGCAGTACTACAAGGGTCTCAGTCATGAGTGA
- a CDS encoding DUF2384 domain-containing protein, producing MKHAAATTPDKADVLAEALVSAGRYLGMNQVELGAVVGKDRTAISRGRIDPDSKAGELALLFIRCYRALYALTGGDAEQMAHWMRTENRHTGGVPAEQVKSVQGLINVLEYLDAIRGKL from the coding sequence ATGAAACACGCTGCCGCAACCACCCCCGACAAGGCGGACGTCCTCGCCGAGGCGCTGGTCAGCGCCGGCCGGTATCTGGGCATGAACCAGGTCGAGCTGGGCGCCGTCGTCGGCAAGGACCGCACCGCCATCAGCCGCGGCCGCATCGATCCCGACAGCAAGGCGGGCGAGCTCGCGCTGCTGTTCATCCGCTGCTACCGCGCCCTCTATGCCCTGACCGGCGGCGACGCCGAACAGATGGCGCACTGGATGCGCACGGAAAACCGCCACACCGGCGGCGTCCCGGCCGAGCAGGTCAAGAGCGTGCAGGGGCTGATCAACGTGCTCGAATACCTCGACGCCATCCGCGGAAAACTCTGA